From the genome of Cystobacter fuscus DSM 2262:
CTGGACTTCAGCCAGGCGCGGCTCGGGGGCGGCATCCCCGTGGAGCGCAAGCAGATGGATCTCTTCGAGCTGACGCGCGGTGTGGTGGAGGAGCTCGCCGCGAGCCACCCGGAGCGCGAGGTGGAGATCAGCCAGGAGGGCGAGGGCGCGGGGGACTGGGATGGAGACCGGCTCGCGCAGGTGCTCGGCAACCTGGTGGGCAACGCGTTGCAGCACAGCCCCGCGCACACCCCGGTGCGCGTGCGCTGCCAGGGCGAGCCCTCCACGGTCGTCATCGAGGTGCACAACGAGGGCTCGCCCATCGATCCCGCGTACCTGCCGGAGCTGTTCGAGCCCTTCCGCCGGGGGCGTCACGCGGGCAGTGGCGCGGGCAGCGTGGGGCTCGGCCTCTACATCACCCGGCAACTGGTGCTGGCCCATGGAGGCCGCATCCAGGTGACGTCGCGCGAGGGCGAGGGCACGCGCTTCGCCGTGCGGCTGCCACGCGGCCCCCAGACACCTCCGCCCCTACCGGGAGTGGCGAGCCGCCCCTTCAGCGGTTGAGCATCTTCCCCCCCCGGACGGTGCCTCGGCCCGGGTGGCTCACTCCGGGCGCGCCACCGCCCGGGCCTTCTCCAGCAGGCGCCGCAGCGGCGCGTCCTCGCCCACCCGCGCGAGGGCCTCGTCCCACGTCAGCCACTGCGCGCCCGTGGACTCGTTGGGATCATGCACCAGCGCCTCCGGATTCTCCGCCACCACGAGGTAGCGCACGTCCAGGTGCTGGTGCTCCGCTTCATCCTTGCGCGCGGGAATGGTGTGCACGTCCACGTCCAGGGGGCGGGGAGCGCGCGGATGGAGCACCACGCGGCAACCCGTCTCCTCCCGCGCCTCGCGCAGCGCCGAGTCCTCCATGCGGCCCGCGTCCGCCTCCTCCGCGTGTCCGCCGGGTTGCAGCCAGCGCTTGAGCTTGCCGTGCAGCAGCAGCACCACCCGCGCTCCCGCCGGGTCCACCACCACCGCGCTCCCGGTGAAGTGCGCTCGCGGCTGGACGCGGGAGAAGGGCTGCTCCAGCTCCTCGGCGAAGCGGCGCATGCGCTCCAGGTCCTCGCGCTCCCGCGCGTCCGCGGGAACGTGGTGGGACAACAGGGCGCGCAAGGAGTCCAGGGAGGCGGTCATGGGGCGCGCATTGTGCCCGCTTCGATCCCGAGTGCCAGAACGATATAGGTTCGCCCCCATGGCCCGAATCCTCGTCATCGACGACCACGACACCCTCCGAGAGGGCATGGCGGTCACCCTCACCCGCTCCGGCCACGTGGTGACCGCCGCGCGCTCGGGCACGGATGGCGTCGCCGCCTACAAGAAGACGCCGTTCGATCTCGTCGTCACGGACTTGAAGATGGATGGCATGGACGGCATCGCCGTCACGCGCACCCTCAAGGCCCACGACGCGGCCGCCGTCGTCATGGTCGTCACCGCCTTCGGCACCATCGAGACGGCCGTGCAGGCCATGCAGCAGGGCGCCTACGACTTCATCACCAAGCCCTTCACCCCGGACGTGCTGCGCGCCAAGGTGGACAAGGGCCTGGAGCTGTCGGCCACCCGCCGCCAGGTGGAGAAGCTGTCGGCCCGCACCGAGGCGCTGGAGTCCGACGCCGCGCGCGCCAGCGGTGGGCTGCTCGTGGGAGACAGCGAGCCCATGCAGCGGCTCGTCGCGCAGGTGCGCAAGGCGGCCGCCACCGACGCCACCGTGCTCGTGCGCGGCGAGTCCGGCACCGGCAAGGAGCTCGTGGCGCGCATGCTCCACCAGTACTCCCCCCGCAAGGACGGGCCCTTCGTCGTCGTGCACTGCGCGGCCCTGGCCGAGACGCTCCTGGAGAGCGAGCTGTTCGGTCACGAGCGCGGGGCCTTCACCGGCGCCGTCAAGCGCAAGCTCGGCCGTTTCGAGCTCGCCGACGGTGGCACGCTCTTCCTCGACGAGATTGGAGAAATCCCCGCCTCCGTGCAGACGAAGCTCCTGCGCGTGCTGCAGGAGAAGGAAATCCAGCGCGTGGGCGGCGAGGAGACGCTCAAGGTGGACGTGCGCGTGGTGAGCGCCACCCACCGCGACCTCCAGGCCGAGGTGAAGGCGGGCCGCTTCCGCGAGGATCTCTACTACCGGCTGCACATCGTCCCGCTGATGCTGCC
Proteins encoded in this window:
- a CDS encoding sigma-54-dependent transcriptional regulator, with the translated sequence MARILVIDDHDTLREGMAVTLTRSGHVVTAARSGTDGVAAYKKTPFDLVVTDLKMDGMDGIAVTRTLKAHDAAAVVMVVTAFGTIETAVQAMQQGAYDFITKPFTPDVLRAKVDKGLELSATRRQVEKLSARTEALESDAARASGGLLVGDSEPMQRLVAQVRKAAATDATVLVRGESGTGKELVARMLHQYSPRKDGPFVVVHCAALAETLLESELFGHERGAFTGAVKRKLGRFELADGGTLFLDEIGEIPASVQTKLLRVLQEKEIQRVGGEETLKVDVRVVSATHRDLQAEVKAGRFREDLYYRLHIVPLMLPPLRERPEDIPMLARHFVTRHGTRVNKRVRGLEDSALRALTRYAWPGNVRELENVIEQSLVFAEGETLAATDLPAHLSQLPPRSDAGLPVPTGDRPLPDILEDLERQLISRAYEKAGGVKTETARLLGIKTSALYYKLEKYGFISKGDPPEDS
- a CDS encoding NUDIX hydrolase, with translation MTASLDSLRALLSHHVPADAREREDLERMRRFAEELEQPFSRVQPRAHFTGSAVVVDPAGARVVLLLHGKLKRWLQPGGHAEEADAGRMEDSALREAREETGCRVVLHPRAPRPLDVDVHTIPARKDEAEHQHLDVRYLVVAENPEALVHDPNESTGAQWLTWDEALARVGEDAPLRRLLEKARAVARPE